A single region of the Phycisphaerae bacterium genome encodes:
- a CDS encoding ABC transporter permease, whose protein sequence is MISSVLRILALVRKELLAVLKDPRGRFSILVPPMLQCLLFGYAATFDLNDVTCAVLDQDRSPASRDLLATLDGSRAFRRVASLQRAADVNRAIDERRALLVIRIGSGFQRKLNSGQPVDVQVVADGRNSNTAGIALGYVSEIVETFNSRWRAAHGMTSRTIRVSTRTWYNPNLESRWNMIPALIGTLTMLQTLLLTAMSVAREREQGTFDQLLVAPFRPAEIMAGKALPSMIVGAVQATSILLIAQLWFRIPFAGSLAALYVGLILFLLAAVGAGLLISAFAATMQQAMLFTFVLVMPFTLLSGLATPISSMPTVLQYVTLFNPLRYAIQIAQRVYLEGAALDLLMPNLWPLAAMAVVSLSVAALMFRHRLE, encoded by the coding sequence ATGATCTCGAGTGTTCTTCGGATTCTGGCCCTTGTGCGGAAGGAACTCCTGGCGGTCCTGAAGGATCCTCGCGGCCGGTTCAGCATTCTCGTGCCGCCGATGCTGCAGTGTCTCCTGTTTGGCTACGCGGCCACTTTCGACCTGAACGACGTCACCTGTGCCGTCCTGGACCAGGACCGCAGCCCCGCGTCTCGGGACCTGCTGGCAACGCTCGACGGGTCGCGGGCCTTTCGCCGAGTGGCCAGCCTGCAGCGGGCAGCGGACGTGAACCGGGCTATTGACGAACGTCGAGCTCTGCTCGTGATCCGGATCGGTTCCGGCTTTCAGCGAAAACTGAATTCGGGTCAGCCCGTGGATGTGCAGGTGGTGGCGGACGGGCGAAATTCGAACACCGCCGGGATTGCCCTCGGCTATGTCTCGGAGATCGTCGAGACATTCAACAGCCGGTGGCGAGCGGCCCACGGCATGACCAGCCGGACGATTCGGGTTTCCACGCGAACCTGGTACAACCCCAACCTCGAGAGCCGCTGGAACATGATCCCTGCTCTGATCGGGACCTTGACCATGCTCCAGACCCTCCTGCTGACCGCTATGTCCGTGGCGCGAGAGCGAGAGCAGGGGACCTTTGACCAGTTGCTGGTAGCCCCTTTCCGGCCCGCTGAGATCATGGCCGGCAAGGCCCTGCCGTCGATGATCGTCGGGGCGGTTCAGGCTACCAGCATTCTCCTCATCGCCCAACTGTGGTTTCGGATTCCATTCGCTGGGTCCCTCGCGGCGCTGTACGTGGGCTTGATTCTGTTCTTGCTCGCGGCCGTCGGGGCCGGCCTCCTGATTTCGGCGTTTGCCGCCACCATGCAACAGGCAATGCTCTTTACGTTCGTGCTGGTCATGCCATTCACGCTTCTGTCCGGCCTAGCCACGCCGATCAGCAGCATGCCCACGGTGCTGCAGTACGTGACCCTGTTCAACCCGCTCCGCTATGCCATCCAGATTGCCCAGCGGGTGTATTTGGAGGGTGCGGCACTTGACCTGCTGATGCCCAATCTGTGGCCGCTGGCGGCGATGGCTGTGGTTTCGCTCTCGGTTGCCGCGTTGATGTTCCGACACCGCCTGGAATGA
- a CDS encoding efflux RND transporter periplasmic adaptor subunit has protein sequence MRHRVLLVLIVLAAACSAAMWWWQTCDGRVSDRIVLRGNVDLRQVDLAFNNAERIAAVLVREGEVVRRGQVLARLNTSRLEPQLEEAEAQVAAQRQVVQRLRNGSRPEEIAQARASVDAAKAEEVNARRHYDRLRNLVGVNAAAPLELDDARVALDAAGARLLAAQKGLELIVAGPRREEVAEAEARLRAADAAVELLRRCIADAQLVAPVDSIVRSRLLEPGEMASPQRPVFSLAVTDPKWVRAYVSETDLGRVSSGMGARVGVDSWPGREFEGWVGFISSVAEFTPKTVQTEELRSSLVYEVRVFVEDPGDELRLGMPASVHLLVRPVGGTTSQPGTIEASPRGMGGAP, from the coding sequence ATGAGACACAGGGTGCTGTTGGTACTGATCGTCCTGGCCGCGGCCTGCTCTGCCGCGATGTGGTGGTGGCAGACCTGCGACGGACGCGTTTCCGACAGGATTGTGCTTCGCGGCAACGTTGACCTGCGACAGGTGGACTTAGCGTTCAACAATGCGGAGCGGATCGCCGCGGTTCTGGTCAGAGAGGGGGAGGTTGTCCGGCGGGGTCAAGTCCTGGCCCGGCTCAACACCTCCCGCCTGGAGCCCCAACTCGAGGAGGCCGAGGCTCAGGTGGCCGCCCAGCGCCAGGTGGTTCAGCGTCTTCGCAACGGGAGTCGTCCGGAGGAGATCGCGCAGGCTCGGGCCAGCGTGGACGCGGCCAAGGCCGAAGAGGTGAATGCGCGTCGCCATTATGATCGACTCAGGAACCTCGTGGGCGTGAACGCCGCGGCGCCGCTGGAACTGGATGACGCCAGAGTGGCCCTGGATGCGGCTGGGGCAAGGCTCCTGGCCGCTCAGAAGGGACTGGAGCTGATTGTGGCGGGTCCCCGCCGGGAAGAGGTTGCGGAGGCGGAGGCGCGCCTGCGTGCTGCCGACGCCGCTGTCGAGTTGCTGCGCCGGTGCATCGCTGACGCACAACTGGTGGCTCCCGTCGATTCGATTGTTCGGTCGCGGCTTCTGGAGCCCGGGGAAATGGCTTCACCCCAGCGCCCGGTGTTTTCTCTGGCCGTCACGGATCCGAAATGGGTGCGGGCCTACGTTTCCGAGACCGATCTTGGGCGCGTGTCCTCCGGGATGGGGGCTCGTGTTGGCGTGGATAGTTGGCCGGGCCGGGAATTCGAGGGATGGGTAGGCTTCATTTCCTCGGTTGCCGAGTTCACGCCTAAGACGGTGCAGACCGAGGAGCTCCGGAGCAGTCTCGTTTACGAGGTCCGAGTCTTTGTGGAGGACCCTGGTGACGAGTTACGTCTTGGGATGCCCGCCAGCGTACACCTGCTTGTCCGCCCAGTGGGCGGAACGACCTCCCAGCCAGGTACGATCGAGGCCTCGCCTCGAGGCATGGGAGGCGCGCCGTGA
- a CDS encoding ABC transporter ATP-binding protein has protein sequence MTVTDVPLVIGRDIRKTFRRGTGELTHALTGVSLAAERGALTALVGPDGAGKTTLLRLVAGLLTADSGELKVLGIDVGADPHQVQTRVGYTPQRFGLYEDLTVRENLELYAAMHGVTEHEKRERYPRLLEMTALGPFFGRLAGRLSGGMKQKLGLACTLIRWPELLLLDEPTVGVDPLSRRELWHIILDLVRRQGLTVLLSTSYLDEAERCGHTVVLHRGRVLASGHPACVRAMAEGRTFLAQVPAGWSARTMQARLLGDASILDAVPQAGRVRFVKNGYGAAAEDSLLVSAAVEPVPARFEDGFMVLLQESRVEAWAGPAAAIEHLPALPSEEVLVETRDLVRRFGGFTAVNHVSFEVRRGEIFGLLGPNGAGKTTTFRMLCGLLPATGGRLRVAGVDLLRARASARERIGYVAQKFSLYGHLSVLENLQFFSSAYGLRSARRRERIDWGLREFELVDFAHVPSAQLPGGYRQRLAMAAALLHEPEILFLDEPTSGVDPLARRDFWRRITAFAEQGVTVIVTTHFMEEAEYCDRIVIMDSGRVLASGTPAQVRDRAGARGGQEPTIEDAFIATVQESRSMAVGGGT, from the coding sequence GTGACGGTTACCGATGTCCCGCTCGTGATCGGTCGCGACATCAGAAAGACCTTCCGGAGAGGGACCGGTGAGCTGACTCACGCGCTGACCGGCGTGTCCCTGGCTGCCGAGCGTGGAGCGCTGACCGCCCTGGTGGGCCCCGACGGGGCGGGGAAGACCACCCTTCTGCGGTTGGTGGCCGGACTCCTCACCGCGGATTCGGGCGAGTTGAAGGTCCTGGGTATTGACGTGGGGGCCGACCCTCACCAGGTTCAGACTCGCGTTGGCTACACGCCCCAGAGATTTGGGTTATATGAGGATCTCACCGTGCGGGAGAACCTCGAGCTGTATGCCGCCATGCACGGTGTGACCGAACATGAGAAGCGAGAGCGGTACCCGAGACTGCTCGAGATGACGGCTCTCGGTCCCTTTTTCGGCCGCCTCGCCGGACGGCTCTCGGGTGGAATGAAGCAGAAGCTCGGGCTGGCCTGCACACTGATTCGCTGGCCGGAACTGTTGCTCCTGGATGAGCCAACGGTGGGAGTAGATCCGCTGTCTCGCCGTGAGCTCTGGCACATCATTCTCGATCTCGTTCGCCGGCAGGGTCTCACGGTGTTGTTGAGCACATCCTATCTGGACGAAGCGGAGCGGTGTGGCCACACGGTGGTGCTGCATCGTGGCCGGGTGCTGGCCAGCGGTCACCCCGCCTGCGTGCGGGCCATGGCCGAAGGTCGGACGTTCCTGGCCCAGGTCCCGGCAGGATGGAGTGCCCGAACCATGCAGGCACGGCTACTGGGGGATGCGTCGATTCTCGATGCGGTTCCTCAGGCTGGCCGAGTGCGGTTCGTGAAGAACGGGTATGGCGCCGCCGCCGAAGACTCCCTCCTGGTGAGCGCCGCCGTCGAGCCTGTCCCGGCACGATTCGAGGACGGCTTCATGGTCCTTCTTCAGGAATCGCGGGTGGAGGCGTGGGCCGGACCGGCAGCAGCCATCGAGCATCTGCCGGCCTTGCCGAGCGAAGAGGTGCTGGTTGAGACTCGGGACCTGGTTCGCCGATTTGGAGGTTTCACAGCGGTCAACCACGTCAGTTTCGAGGTGCGCCGCGGCGAGATATTCGGGCTTCTCGGTCCCAACGGCGCGGGCAAGACCACGACCTTTCGTATGCTTTGCGGGCTGCTGCCCGCGACGGGAGGGAGGTTGCGGGTGGCTGGCGTGGATCTGCTGCGGGCGCGAGCGTCCGCCCGGGAGCGAATCGGCTATGTGGCCCAGAAGTTCTCGCTCTATGGACACTTGTCAGTACTGGAGAACCTGCAGTTCTTCTCCAGCGCGTACGGTCTGCGAAGCGCTCGCCGTCGGGAGCGGATCGACTGGGGATTGCGGGAGTTTGAACTGGTCGATTTTGCCCACGTGCCCAGCGCCCAGCTGCCCGGGGGCTACCGGCAACGGCTGGCCATGGCAGCGGCCCTGCTCCACGAGCCCGAGATCCTGTTTCTTGACGAGCCAACCAGCGGAGTTGACCCCCTTGCCAGGCGTGACTTCTGGCGCCGGATCACGGCCTTTGCCGAGCAGGGCGTCACCGTGATCGTCACCACCCACTTCATGGAGGAGGCGGAGTACTGCGACCGGATTGTGATCATGGATTCGGGTCGCGTTCTGGCTTCGGGAACACCCGCTCAGGTCCGGGATCGCGCCGGGGCGCGCGGGGGGCAGGAGCCCACCATCGAGGATGCATTCATCGCGACCGTACAGGAATCGCGGTCGATGGCGGTGGGAGGTGGGACGTGA
- a CDS encoding ABC transporter permease — MSSARRYLRASAPGWTRRVGALIWKESLQGIRDPSSVAIGVVLPLVLILLFGYGLSLDVEHVPLAVVLEDTSSEACDLAARFQLSPSFDVWRVTSMRHARDLMVARKVDAIVRIEPDFARHLAQGDAEVQVLVHGTDSNRARIIQAYAQAAVGQYGVRCAAEGKTSLAGPVQVQSRMWFNEANESRHFLVPGLIVLIMTLIGALLTALVMAREWERGTLEALFVTPIRAGEIIIGKTLPYFALGMIGLALCVLSARLLFHVPFRGSIGVLVSVSMLYLLVSLAIGLFISSAFKSQFVASQIALLATFMPATMLSGFLFDLQSMPAVVRVTTYVLPARYYVALLQTLFLAGNVWSVILPNAGMLAVMAVVLLALTRRITRKSLQ, encoded by the coding sequence GTGAGTTCAGCCCGTCGCTACCTGCGAGCGTCGGCGCCGGGCTGGACCCGCCGGGTTGGGGCCCTGATTTGGAAGGAGAGCCTTCAAGGCATCAGGGACCCCAGCAGTGTGGCCATCGGCGTGGTATTGCCGCTCGTCCTGATACTCCTCTTCGGCTATGGCCTTTCGCTGGACGTCGAGCACGTGCCGCTCGCGGTGGTGCTTGAGGACACGTCGTCAGAGGCCTGCGATCTGGCGGCGCGGTTTCAGCTGTCACCCTCGTTTGACGTGTGGCGTGTGACGTCCATGCGGCATGCGCGAGATCTCATGGTGGCCCGAAAGGTGGATGCGATTGTCCGGATCGAGCCGGATTTCGCCCGGCATTTGGCTCAGGGCGATGCGGAGGTGCAAGTCCTGGTGCATGGAACGGACTCCAACCGCGCCCGGATCATCCAGGCCTACGCCCAGGCCGCAGTCGGCCAGTATGGCGTGCGTTGTGCGGCAGAAGGGAAGACCTCGCTGGCGGGACCGGTGCAGGTTCAGAGCCGGATGTGGTTCAACGAGGCCAACGAGAGCCGCCACTTCCTGGTGCCGGGGCTGATCGTCCTCATCATGACGTTGATTGGGGCGCTGTTGACCGCATTGGTGATGGCCCGGGAGTGGGAGCGGGGAACACTCGAAGCCCTGTTCGTCACGCCGATCCGGGCCGGGGAGATCATCATTGGCAAGACTCTTCCCTATTTTGCGTTGGGCATGATCGGGCTTGCGCTGTGCGTACTCTCGGCCCGCCTGCTCTTTCACGTGCCGTTTCGCGGGTCGATAGGAGTCCTGGTCAGTGTTTCCATGCTCTATCTACTGGTATCACTGGCCATTGGCCTGTTCATCTCATCCGCGTTCAAGAGTCAGTTCGTAGCCAGCCAGATCGCGCTGCTGGCGACGTTCATGCCCGCAACCATGCTCTCGGGTTTTCTCTTCGATCTGCAGAGCATGCCCGCGGTCGTTCGCGTGACCACCTACGTCTTGCCCGCCCGATACTATGTCGCGCTGCTCCAGACGTTGTTTCTGGCTGGGAACGTCTGGAGCGTCATCCTGCCCAACGCGGGCATGCTGGCGGTGATGGCGGTAGTTCTTCTGGCTCTAACGCGGCGGATTACGCGCAAATCCCTGCAGTGA
- a CDS encoding CerR family C-terminal domain-containing protein, which yields MRSRISDRGRRRQILELKAHEQGTRRRLFEAAGRVFAERGYDRATGKEICSLAGTNTAAVNYHFGGMEALYAEVVAEAYRRLIRLDALSAAVAGQTHPAAKLRAGIELIARTLTVQGSGSWELRVIGREIVSPSPVVDSVRDREIFPKTRILASIVSELMGLPQDHPAVARGCMSVAGPIVMLLVMDRSSMRRLFPKLAFGRDQLERLVDHLVQFALAGLESVAATANE from the coding sequence ATGAGGTCGAGAATCTCTGATCGCGGCCGCCGCCGACAGATCCTGGAGCTCAAAGCCCACGAGCAGGGCACGCGCCGCAGGCTCTTCGAGGCTGCCGGACGAGTGTTCGCGGAGAGAGGTTACGACCGGGCGACCGGCAAAGAGATCTGCAGCCTTGCAGGCACAAACACCGCCGCCGTGAACTACCACTTCGGCGGCATGGAGGCGCTCTATGCCGAGGTCGTCGCGGAAGCCTATCGGCGGTTGATCCGACTCGATGCTCTCTCGGCGGCCGTAGCCGGGCAGACCCACCCTGCCGCCAAACTCCGGGCCGGCATCGAGTTGATCGCTCGGACCCTCACCGTGCAGGGATCTGGCTCGTGGGAATTACGCGTCATCGGACGCGAGATCGTCTCCCCCTCGCCGGTAGTAGACTCGGTTCGCGACCGCGAGATCTTTCCCAAGACCCGAATCCTGGCATCCATCGTCAGTGAGCTGATGGGTCTTCCCCAGGATCATCCGGCGGTGGCTCGTGGGTGCATGAGCGTCGCCGGCCCCATCGTCATGCTCCTGGTCATGGACCGAAGCAGTATGAGGCGGTTGTTTCCCAAGCTCGCCTTTGGCCGAGACCAACTTGAACGCCTGGTCGATCACCTGGTCCAGTTTGCCCTCGCCGGACTCGAATCTGTCGCCGCCACGGCAAACGAATGA
- a CDS encoding response regulator gives MSRLLIIHHDDGIRSRLQSMTERRHDLTTAKELVAGVKEIARHRPDVIIVGQDLKKLEGTRLLKYLKDNELKIPVVVLAMRGAGSHQPIAMKLGAKAFLEFPVDEARLEAAIVEARKTHLAVLAGPPPIGEEELRGSLSVMERQLNAKMKCFAGRNQVYIQSRILGGSTSKPRICLKCRLRAEYGLSKDVYYEFIRAVCCGNPARCEAVCKFQTEREIA, from the coding sequence GTGTCGAGATTGCTGATCATTCACCACGACGACGGGATCCGCTCCAGGCTCCAGAGCATGACAGAAAGGCGCCACGATCTGACGACTGCCAAGGAACTGGTGGCTGGCGTCAAAGAGATCGCCCGCCACCGTCCGGATGTCATCATCGTCGGCCAGGATCTGAAGAAACTCGAAGGCACCCGGTTGCTCAAGTACCTCAAAGACAACGAGCTCAAGATCCCGGTGGTCGTGCTGGCGATGCGAGGGGCAGGCAGCCATCAACCCATCGCCATGAAGCTTGGCGCCAAGGCGTTCCTCGAGTTTCCGGTGGACGAGGCTCGCCTGGAAGCGGCCATCGTCGAGGCCCGGAAGACCCACCTGGCCGTCCTGGCGGGCCCGCCGCCGATTGGTGAGGAAGAGCTTCGCGGCAGTCTCTCCGTGATGGAGAGGCAGCTCAATGCCAAGATGAAGTGCTTCGCCGGCCGCAACCAGGTCTACATCCAGTCACGGATCTTGGGTGGTTCGACCAGCAAGCCTCGCATCTGCCTGAAGTGCCGTCTACGAGCCGAGTACGGCCTCAGCAAGGACGTCTACTACGAGTTCATCCGTGCCGTGTGCTGCGGCAATCCCGCCAGGTGCGAAGCCGTGTGCAAGTTCCAGACCGAACGAGAAATCGCCTGA